TTCTACTAACATATCTCTCATCAGGATATAAGGAATTGATATTTGCTAAAGCAGCAGAAATAACCCATCGATGATTTGGAGTATGAACTCCTCCTGTTACTAGGGCTTCCCCTGCTTTTAATATAAAACTTTTTAACTTATCTCTAAGTCCTTCAAATTCCTTTTGTTTTTTTAAATTTAAAACAACTGCTGAAGAACAGATATACTCTAATACAAAAGCAGTATCTGGTGGTGATTGTCTATTACCTCCTGCATCTAAAGTTCCATCGCTATATTGTCCCTTTAATAAAATATCCAAGACTTGATTTAAATTCTCCGTTAGAATTTTTGATTTAAAATAAACCGATTCTGAATGTGATAACGAAGCAGACATAATGGAAATAGCTGCTGCTAACGGTCTGTAATTATTTATGATTCTATTTGACTCAAATGACCCTTTCTCTAAAATGCTTTTAACGGTTGCATCATTATTTAAAAGAAGTTTTTTCATTAATTGCGTATCCAGTTTTGGAGAAAGATTACTAAAAAATGAATTATTTGCAATGGCTACATCTGCAACCAAAGTACCTGCCAATGTTAGACTACTTAATCTTATAAATTCACTACGACTCATTTGATTTTTCATCTATAATATATTTATTGTTTTTTATCTATCATTGGTAATATTCTCAAACATATTGATTCATATCAATTATTAACAATTTCGGTTAAGGTACAATTAACGCCCAATGGGTTTTTTGCTATTTTACATATTAATGGAAACTCTGGGTTATTTAAAATCCATAATTCGGTTTCATCAATCTCTGCTTTTACAAATAAAACATCTACAATTTTGCCATCAATAACCACTTCGTTGGTCACTTTAGTTTTATCTAAATTATAAGTTGTATTGTTATAAACAAACTTGTTATTGGCCACCAAATCGCTAAATGCCGATTTAGAAATCATAAAAAAAGTATCGGTAGGTTCTAAAACTAATAAATCTGGCGATTCACCTTGGTTAAAAGTTAAACCTGTGCCATTTTGTAAAGCTTCTGGTAAAATGGCATAGGTTCGTTTTGTTTTACGTAAATCCCAATCTATAATCAGCGTATCGCCCACAAAAGTAGGACGTAAATTTACCGGTCTTGTTTGTCCGTACAATTTACAAATATATTGCAGCTCTGTGTTGTTTGTTATTTCTGGAATATGCCCTTGCGCTTGTCCTGTATTATATAGTAAGCATCCAATGGCTATTAAAATTATTTTTGTCATTTTTCTATATTTTTTTAGGTGGTAAAATAGTAGTTCCCCAAGCCGAAGGTTTTGCACTCATGGTAAACGTAAGCTCACCGCCTTTTACAATATCTTCGTGCATTATCCATGCTTTATCGTATGGTTTTCCGTTTAAATACGCTTGTTTGATATACCTGTTTTTAGCACTTAAATTTTTAGTAGAAATTTTAAAATACACGCCCTCTTGCACTTCTATTTTAGTTTCTTCCAGCATAGGTGTATTTATTAAATAATACGGCTGACCAGCGTTAGGATAAAGCCCCATCATATGAAAAGCTAACCAAGAAGACATGGCGCCAGAATCGTCGTTACCAGGTAAACCAAAGTTAGTCGCGTTAAAGTTGTTTCTAATAATTTTACCAATTCTATCGCTACTTAAATCCGGACGACCAATCCAGTGATACAAGGTTGGTGTTAAAAACGAAGGCTCGTTGGCTACGTTGTATAAATCTTTATCAAAAAAAGTATTCAGCCTATTTTTAAACACCTCGCTACCGCCAGATTTTTTAATAATCTCTGGAATATCGTGTGGTAAACTAAACGAGTATTCCCACGAGTCGCCTTCATAAAAGAACACACACCAATGGCAAACATACCAAGGCGATTCTTTTACATGCGTGGTATATTTAAATGTTGGCTTCTGTATTTTTGAAGTTCCAAAAACAATAGCGTCTAACCAATTACCGTCTTCATCTTTAGGCATAATAAAGCCTTTAAAACCTTCATCTTCATAATTATCCCGCCACAGGTTTTCCCAATAACTCGATTGTTTAATGTAACGCTCGTAAATATCATTATATCCCAAGCCTTTTGCTACGGTTGCAATATTATAATCGTTGTAGGCATAATCGATGGTTCTGTTACCCGCACGCGGAATTCCGTAAGGGATATACCCTAAACTTAAATACTCAACTAAACCTCCACGCCCTTCGGCTTCTTCGTTTCCTCCTGGTGGCACCTCGGCATCTTTAAGCATCGCTTCCAAAGCCAACTCATAATCGATGCCTTTTAAATTCTTAACAAAAGCATCGGCTAAAACAACCTCAGCATTAGAACCACCTTGTGTACGTCCGTTTGCATTTCCGCTTCGTCCTTCTGGTAAATAGCCATCTCTTTTATAAATATTAAGCATAGCGTTTACAATATCGACTTCGCGCTCTGGATCGATAAGTGTAATTAACGGGCTTGAAGTTCTAAAGGTGTCCCAAATACAATAAAAATCGTCGTAATAAGGTACTTCGTTCCAAAGTGGATTTTCGCCACTTCTATCTACCGGCATTAACATGGTATGATACAAACCGGTGTAAAACATTTTTTTATACTCAAGTGATGTATCTTCAGCGATAGTAATACGCTTTATAATTTTTTCCCATTTATTTTCTAAGCTAGATAATACCTTGTTAAAATCCCAATGCGGAATTTCAACCTTTATATTATTTTTGGCTTTAGAAGCACTCAAATATGAAATTCCGATTTTTACGTTCAACCTTTTATTTCCTTTATTTCCGAAGGAAAGTAACGCCCCTGTTTTTTCGCTAGAATCGAATTGTAATGGCTCGTTAGCAACTAGTTTTCCGTTTTTCCAGGTTACGTATTTTGCAATAGGCTGATCGAATTCTGCCCAGAAAAACACCGTGTATGCAGGTCCATTATTCCAACCTCCTCTAATTCTGCTATAACCTCTCACTTCGGTAGCTGAAATAATTTCAATCTCAGAACCCACAAATTGCTGAGATTCTCTACTGTTAGGAATTTCCTTTTCTCCTAAGAAAAAACCAGCATCTATTTTAAATTCTTTACTTGCGGCTTCGGGATATGTAATACGATAGAAGGCAACTTTTTCGGCAGTAGTAATTTCTGTTTTAATATTATTTTCTTTAAAAACAGTTTCATAATAACCAAGTTTTACGTTTTCTTCGGCACGAAAAGAGGTTTGATCTATTTTATCCAAAGCGCCAGAAAAAGGCATGACTTGAATATTACCATATTTTGGTCCGCCACCAGTACCACTAACATGTACTTGACTAAAACCAGTTACTTCTTTTGGCATTGGCAACCAACCACTATTTGGAGACACTGTACAGTCGGGACTTGGTTTTACCATGCCGTAAGGACAAGATGGTCCTATAAAAACGCGTCCTGTACCTTCAGAGCCTATCATAGGATCTATGTAATTATGTAGTTTTTCTTGTGCGTTAATTAGGCTGTAAAACCCAAATATTAATACTAAAAATAAAATGTTTTTTTTCATGTTAGTATATTATTTTGTTTTGGTAGATACTGGTATTGAATTATTATTAGCTTCTTTAGTCATTTTTAAAAGCAATGTGCCTCCATTCGTAATATCACTATGTTTTATACTGAAATTGTCTATCTTTTTATTATTGAAATCAACAGCATTTATATACAAATTTTCTGTGGAATTTTTTTCTGCTTGAATAACAAATTCTTTTCCAGAATAATAATCTGAATTTAATTTTATAGTTATTTTATTGAATAATGGACTTCCTATTTGGTACTCTGGATTTTCTTCAGTTCCTCCATTCATTTGAAACAATCCTATTTTCATTAATACGGCTAAACTTCCCATTAAGCCTTGATCTTCATCACCATTATAACCTGTTGCAGGCGACAAACCTGAAAATACATTTTTAACAACCTGTCTAGACCAATATTGTGTTAAATCTGGACGCCCCATTTTATTAAAAATAAATGCGGTTTGTATTGAAGGTTGATTTCCGTAGTTAATTGGTATTCGGCTATACTCTGGGTGTAACTCTGCAGCATGCGATGTACCTGAAGTAAATTTTAATGTTGCGGCCGTTTCAAATTGCTTATTTAATTTTTCTACAGCTTTTGTATTTCCACCCATTAAACTAGCTAAACCTTCTATATCGTGAGGCACAAACCAAGTAGATTGTGCGCCATTAGATTCTATAAATCCGTTTTCATATTGATAGGGATCAAAGCCTTCTCGCCATACACCATGTTCATTTTTAGGACACATCCAGCCTAACTTTTTATTAAAAATGTTTTGGTAATTTTTAGATCTATTCAAAAAGTAATTATAATCATCTTCATACTTTAATTTCTTAGCTAATTGGGCTAAAGTCCAATCTTGGTAAGCATACTCCATCGTCTGACTAGCACCATCTTGATGTATTCCAAAATCACCTTCGGGTAATGGGTATGGCACATAACCTTTGTCTAAATAATATTTTAAGCCGCCGCCCATATTTGTATTATGTTCATATCCTGCTTTTCCCATAATACCATTAAGCATGTGATTTTTTTTAAGCGCAACATACATGGAATCTAGATTTTCTTTTATTAACCCTTTTTGAATAGCACTTATTATAAAAGGTGTAGATGAAGCCCCCGTCATGACATACGTATAATTCCCTCCAGAAGGCCCTCGCGGAACTAAACCACCATCTTTATAATATTGCATTAAAGATTGGGTAAATTCTTCCATCATTTCTGGATAGACTAATCCCCAAAGTGTGTTGATGGTCCATTGTGCACCCCAAAAAGAATCGGAATTATATTGATTGAATTTAGGTCTACCATCATTACCCAGTGGTATTTGACCGACTCTGAATTTCTCTCCAGTATTGTCTGGATAAGCACCATTATAATCACTAATAGTTCTACGCCCTTGTAAGGCGTGCCAAAGATCTGTATAAAATCTTCTTTGATCGGTTTCTGTGCCTCCTTCAATTTTAATTCTTGACAATAAATGATTCCATTCTGTTTTTGAATCTGATACTATTTTATCAAAATTCCAATGTGGCAATTCTTCTTGAATATTGTTATTTGCATTTTCAATAGATGTATATGAAATACCAACTTTCATTAATACGTCTTGATTTAATTTTTTCAAATGAATCAAGTAATTTTTTGTAGCACTATCTTGTTCTATTGACGAGATAGGTGTATCTAATTTTATTTTAAAAAATAAAGTGACTGTTTTTGGACGTCTGTGTGTAGGTTTCATCACTAACTGCCCTGATAATTCTTTTTCATTATCCTTATTTAAAATACCATCAAAATTTTCTGATGGCCCTAATAATGTATTTAGGTTAAAAAGGATTGCTTTATTAGTATTTGGGGTTAAAAAAGAGTGCTTATGAAAGCCAACTCTTTTGGTACTCGTTAATTCTGAAGCTATATTGTATCGGTCTAATTTCAAATAATGATAACCGGGTGATACTTTTTCTGTATCATGGCTGAATTTTGAATAAAAATCTGAAAAAATACTTTTCTTATTTTTGTTATTAACTATGACAGGCATTATAGAAAGACCCGACATTTGCCAAGCATGAATGTGGCTAAACCCTTTAATAGTATCTGTTTTATACTTATAACCACTGCCCCAAGCGCCATTTATCTCAGTATCTGGACTTAAATTCACCATTCCGAAAGGTCGGCTAGCTGAAGAAAAGAAAAACCATCTAGAATTTTCTGTATCAAGCAATGGGTACACTTTATCTACTAAGTGTGCTTCCTTAACTTGTTGCTGTTCCTCTTTTTTACATGATGCTAGTAAAATAAAAACTAAGCTTATACTGATGATTACTTTTATTTGAACTCGATTTAATTTCATCTATTTCTTGTCTATAGACATATATTTATTAGTAACACAACAGATTTACTGTATTACTTATATGATTGTGTCTGTATTTTAAAATGAATTTGTTACAGTTTTAAAAAACTGCATATTTAGCTGAGATGAATTTTAAAAATATAGGCAGACAAAAACTCGCCTGCCTATAATTTAAACTAAACAACTAACTATTCAAAAAAACTTATTATTAATTATTGTAATTAGGATTTTGTGTAATACTACCTCCTGTATTATCAATTTCTGTTTGAGGAATCGGTCTTAAAAGGTGCTTAGCTTGAAGCGCATCATTTAATTCTGCATGCGGATTATGTAATAAAACACGCTCAATTAATTTTCCTGTTCTTTTTAAATCCATCCATCTATTAACTTCTCCTGCTAATTCTCTAGCTCTTTCGTCTAGTATAAAATCAAGATTTACTTCTGCAGGTAATACTGGTGTAATTAAACCTGCTCTAGAACGTAACGTTGTAAGACGCGCAGCTGCATCTATTGAATTATTTGATTTAAAATAAGCTTCAGCCGCTATTAAGTAAGCTTCACCAGCACGCATCATAACCATATCTCTTTCTCCAACAGAAGGTTGATCTGGTTGTGTAAAAGGAATTGATGGATCTGCAAATTTTATAAACTGTGGGTAATGTACAGGTGTTGTTCCGTCATTTGTAAAATAAGTTCCCGGATTGAAAACCACATATGGTACTGCTGCTATCTCAGCTGGTGTCCATGCTACTTTAGGAAAATATATAGCTCTTTCCCCTGCTGAAACATTTGCACCGTTTTTCCCTACATAATCTACAGTAGCAAGAATTTCTCTACTAAAAGTCGCTTCAGCTCTAGTGTCGTTATCTTCATAAAGACTATAATAAAAAGGTGTAGGCATTGGATCTAGACCTTTAAGAGTTCTTGTCAAACCTGGGTAATCAAAAAAGCGAAACTGGTACAACATATGTCTTGAGTTACCCCAACCTCTGCTTACAGAATTACTTCCGAACAAATAAGAGAATACCACCTCAGAATTTCTTTGATTGGTTATGCTTACCAAACTTGCAAATGATGGTACTAAATTATGATTAGCTATAACCGTTTCTGCTAAAGTTGCTGCATCTGTAAAATCGTTAGCCGCTGCAAATGATTTATAACCTCTAGTTAGTAATACTTTAGACGTAAGGTGTCTTACAGCATCTTTAGATACTCTTCCAAAAACAGTTGGAGTTTCTAATACCCCTGCAAGAGCATCTTGAAGGTCTTGTACTATTTGTGTATAAACTTGTTCTTCTGTAGCACGAGTATAATCTCTAGTAGCAGTTATAGCTCTTTCAAGTATTAATGGTACCCCACCATAATTCTCAACTAATTTAAAATAAGCCCAAGCTCTAAAAAATTTAGCTTCTGCGATTCCTCTATTTTTATCTGTATCTGAAAGACCTTCAATATCTTCTAACTCTTGTTCAGTAACTAAATTAGCTGCAGCAATGATACTATATTGATTTTTCCAATATACACGTACTACATTATTTAGTGGCGTTAAATTCACATAATCATTAAGATCATTAGTACCAGTAATAGCAGTACCTCTTGTTACAATATCGGTACCTATATCTTCCAAAGAATAGTACATATTTGATTCATAATATGTTGTAGTTTCTCTAGATCTTTCATATGCAGAAGCTACCAACTGACCGAAAATAGTGGGATCTGTTTTTATATTATCTACACTTAACGATGAATTGTTTTCTTCCTCGAGAAAACTCTCACAACTTGTTATGGAAGCACCAGTAACAAGTAAAATTAAAATTAATTTATAGTTTATATATTTCATTTTTCTTGAATTTATTTTAAAAATTAAAAGCTTAAATTAATACCAGTCATGATTGTACGAGACATAAAAGCAGCTCCCCATTGGTCTCTTCCTGCATTTTCCGGATCCCATCCATCAAATTTTGTTATTACAAAAGGATTTTGTACCGTAGCGTAAATTCTTAAACTCTTTGCTTTAAGCTTATCTAAAATTGAAGATGGAAATTTATAACCTAAAGTCATATAGCCTACTTTTACAAATGAAACATCTTTGTAATGTGCGGCAGAACCATATTCTCCTGGGTTACCTGGTTGGTACCATTCATTTGTAGGGTTTTCAGGCGTCCAATAATCTACATCATATCCATTAAAAGTTCTATTAGGTTGTTCTTGCCATCCCCATGCATAATTACTATGGAAATTACTTCTGTACATGTTACCTTGACTAATGTTAAGTAAAAAAGAGAAATCAAAGTTTTTATAGTTCATAGTATTAGTAAAACCTCCTGTCCATTTTGGAGTAACTTGCCCTATTACTTTTCTATCTGCAGATGTAATATCTCCACTTTCATCAACATCTGTCACTCTTACTTGACCAGGACGTTGACCAAATGTTGCTGCCTCTGCAGCCTCATCAAGTTGCCATATGCCTGCAAACTCATAATCGTATACGGCCCCAATTGGTTCTCCTACTTTATGTATAAGATTAGTACCACCAACATTAAAAATAATTTCATCATTTTGATATAATTTATCAAGTGTATTTTTATTAGATGCGAAATTAAAATTTGTGGTCCATCTAAAATTCTCATTATCAACATTCACCGTATTTATTCCTATCTCGATACCTTTGTTACTAGATTCACCTACATTACTAAAAGTTCCATCATAACCAGATACTGCTGACAATGGAGTGAAGAATATAATATCAGTATTTTTTCTATTATAATAATCAATGGATCCATTGATTTTATTGTTTAAAAAACCAAAATCAATACCTACATTTATTTCAGTAGTTTTTTCCCAAGTAAGATCAGGATTGGCTAAGCCACTAACATAAGCTGTTGACACAGAATTATCTCCTAAATTAACGGCATTGTTATCTAATAACGATTGTGATGCTAAAGGAACAAGCCCTCCTCCTTGGCCATTATTACCTGTTTGTCCATAACTCAATCTAAGCTTAGCATTAGAAAATGTTTGTTGATCTTGCATAAAATCTTCATCCATTATCTTCCAAGCAAATGCTGCAGATGGGAAAAATGCCCATTTATTCTTATCGGAAAGGATAGAAGCACCATCATAACGCCCTGTAAAAGTGAATAAGTATTTATCCATAAGAGTATAATTAATCCTACCCGTATAAGATTCTAATGTTTGTTTAGAAAAATCACTTGAAACTTCTCTAATGTCTAGTCCTGCATCCAAGTTATAAAACGTAAACTCATCTGTGCTGAAGTTTCTAACTTGATTATAGTATCCTTCTTTACGTTCTAAAAATCTTGAAACAACTCCAGTTACATCTAAAGCATGAATACCTTTTTCGTACTTATAATTGAAAATATTATCCCAAGAATAAGAGAAGTAATTTGAATTATTTACTTGAGCTCTTCTGTTTGCAGGATTACCACTTACACTTTTAGAATATAATGCACGATATTCTCCAAATCTATTATACTTAATATTTGGTGAAAATTTTGTAGTAACAGTCAAACCTTCTAAAGGAGTAATTTGTAAAGCTATATCTCCAATGTACTGTAAAAACTTGTCCTCTCTAATTTCATTTTCAGCCTCAAATAATGGATTTGTTATCTGAGTTTCCTTGCTTGTTGGAAAAAAACGTAAAGATCCATCTGCGTTATAAGGACGACCTATAGGTTTTAATCTGTAAGCACTTCTAAATCCTTCAAAACTTCCTTGGTTTTGAATAGCGGTAGTAATATAGTTACTAACGCTTATATTTAACCATTTGGTAAGATCACTTTTTAAACTTCCTCTAATATTATATCTTGTATAATCTTCTCCTCTGGCTGTTCCTTCATCTTTAGTATATGCCATACCTGTTGAAAAGGTTGTAACATCATTTCCTCCACTTAAACTAATAGTATGATTCGTTTGAAAACCATTATTAAGCATTAGGTCTATCCAATCTGTGTCTACACCATCAGCAACATTTTGTAATTCTTCGGCATCTAAATAATCAGATAAATTAACATCACTTGCTCTGTAGCTAAGATTCCCAGTAGGTGAAGCAAACACACCACCAACAGCAGCATCTTTTATAAGCTGTAAATATCCAGAAGCATTAAAAACAGATGGTAAATGATAAGCCTGTTTAAAGCCTATATAATTACTATAATCAACCTGTAACTTACCACTTTTACCACGTTTGGTTTCAATTAAAACCACACCATTACTTCCTCTTGACCCATATACAGCTGTTGCTGAAGCATCCTTAAGAATGTTCATACTGCTAATATCAGCAGGATTCAAGAAAGAAATATCATCAACAAAAATTCCATCTACAATGAAAAGTGGATTTTGCCCTGGAGTAAATCCATTTGCATTGTTAGAATTAATAGTACTCGCTCCACGAATACGTATATTAAAACTTCCTCCTCCAGGTTTGTTATCTGTACGTTGAATAACAACCCCTGCTGTTTGTCCTTGTAACGCAGAAATAGCATCTACCTTATTAGCTTGATCTATTTGCTTAGAACTAATTTGAGCTACTGAACCTGTTAAATCACTTTTCTTTACAGAACCGTAACCAATAACAACGACTTCATCTAACTGAGCTGCATCTTCCGTTAGTTTTACATCAAACTTCGAATTACCATTATAAGTAAGTTCTAATGTTTCGTAACCTAAATAAGAGAACACAAGTACATCACCTGATTTCGCTTTAATTTTATAATTGCCATCAAAATCTGTAGCACTACCAGTTGAAGTACCTTTAACAATAACATTAACTCCTGGTATTGGAACGTTTTGATTGTCTGTCACAACACCAGAAACATCGCTTTGTGCCCATGATGTTGATGATAAGCCTATTATTAAGGCTATCATAAAGAGTTTAATTTTACCCATATTATGTTTTATTTTAGTTTATAGTGGGGCTAAATTATTGTTAAAGACATGTTAAAGGATGGACATATTATTCCAAAATATGGATATTTTGTTCAGTACTCATGTTTAATAGGCTAATATGTCCATTTCACAAAAGCTTCCATGGTTACAGAGTGAAATAATCCTTAGTTGTGGACAAAATATATGTAGCTTTTTTATTTCTAACTTTCCCAGATTGTTAAAACATCTGAGGTTTTTGGTAATGCGATAAATACCAGAAGTTAATTGGAATTTTGAATTAAGGTATTTTTTTATGTATCTCAAATTCTAGCTAAACCTAACCCTTACTAATACACCTTAATATAATGAAAATGTTTTCTATTGTTATATACTACTACTTACATCTTCAATATAATTAATCTTTTATTGCATGATCAATAGCCGTGTTTTGCCCAGACCAGATCTTTTTTTGTGTCCAGGGTTGATAAGGATTACTCCAAAAAGCATCATTAGAAGGTAATCCAAGAACCAGAAAAGCTTCAGAACATAAATACAAACTTCCTGTAGAAATATACCCCTCACCAATATTTGGCTGATGGCCATATAAACCAATTTGTAACCAGCCATTTTTATTAAAAGTTCCAGGAGCATTTATTTGATTATAGATCATGGTATATAATGCAGAACGTACTTGTTCGGGGCTTATCTCTATAGGTAATTCTGTCCAAAGTGCTATTTGTGATAATAATTGAAACGCACCAAAACGATATGCTAGCGATCTACCAATGGGAGGATATGTTCCATCAGGTGAAATGAGGCGCTCTTGAATAGCTGCATAACGTTTAGCACGTTTTAATGCTACATCATAATCATTTTTAGCATTCTTATCTTTTTCATAAAGCACTTTTAAAATATCTAGTATCATGGGTTGAATAACAAAACTATTATAATAATCCCAATGAAAATTGGGTCCATCTC
The genomic region above belongs to Mariniflexile litorale and contains:
- a CDS encoding GH92 family glycosyl hydrolase, which produces MKLNRVQIKVIISISLVFILLASCKKEEQQQVKEAHLVDKVYPLLDTENSRWFFFSSASRPFGMVNLSPDTEINGAWGSGYKYKTDTIKGFSHIHAWQMSGLSIMPVIVNNKNKKSIFSDFYSKFSHDTEKVSPGYHYLKLDRYNIASELTSTKRVGFHKHSFLTPNTNKAILFNLNTLLGPSENFDGILNKDNEKELSGQLVMKPTHRRPKTVTLFFKIKLDTPISSIEQDSATKNYLIHLKKLNQDVLMKVGISYTSIENANNNIQEELPHWNFDKIVSDSKTEWNHLLSRIKIEGGTETDQRRFYTDLWHALQGRRTISDYNGAYPDNTGEKFRVGQIPLGNDGRPKFNQYNSDSFWGAQWTINTLWGLVYPEMMEEFTQSLMQYYKDGGLVPRGPSGGNYTYVMTGASSTPFIISAIQKGLIKENLDSMYVALKKNHMLNGIMGKAGYEHNTNMGGGLKYYLDKGYVPYPLPEGDFGIHQDGASQTMEYAYQDWTLAQLAKKLKYEDDYNYFLNRSKNYQNIFNKKLGWMCPKNEHGVWREGFDPYQYENGFIESNGAQSTWFVPHDIEGLASLMGGNTKAVEKLNKQFETAATLKFTSGTSHAAELHPEYSRIPINYGNQPSIQTAFIFNKMGRPDLTQYWSRQVVKNVFSGLSPATGYNGDEDQGLMGSLAVLMKIGLFQMNGGTEENPEYQIGSPLFNKITIKLNSDYYSGKEFVIQAEKNSTENLYINAVDFNNKKIDNFSIKHSDITNGGTLLLKMTKEANNNSIPVSTKTK
- a CDS encoding GH92 family glycosyl hydrolase codes for the protein MKKNILFLVLIFGFYSLINAQEKLHNYIDPMIGSEGTGRVFIGPSCPYGMVKPSPDCTVSPNSGWLPMPKEVTGFSQVHVSGTGGGPKYGNIQVMPFSGALDKIDQTSFRAEENVKLGYYETVFKENNIKTEITTAEKVAFYRITYPEAASKEFKIDAGFFLGEKEIPNSRESQQFVGSEIEIISATEVRGYSRIRGGWNNGPAYTVFFWAEFDQPIAKYVTWKNGKLVANEPLQFDSSEKTGALLSFGNKGNKRLNVKIGISYLSASKAKNNIKVEIPHWDFNKVLSSLENKWEKIIKRITIAEDTSLEYKKMFYTGLYHTMLMPVDRSGENPLWNEVPYYDDFYCIWDTFRTSSPLITLIDPEREVDIVNAMLNIYKRDGYLPEGRSGNANGRTQGGSNAEVVLADAFVKNLKGIDYELALEAMLKDAEVPPGGNEEAEGRGGLVEYLSLGYIPYGIPRAGNRTIDYAYNDYNIATVAKGLGYNDIYERYIKQSSYWENLWRDNYEDEGFKGFIMPKDEDGNWLDAIVFGTSKIQKPTFKYTTHVKESPWYVCHWCVFFYEGDSWEYSFSLPHDIPEIIKKSGGSEVFKNRLNTFFDKDLYNVANEPSFLTPTLYHWIGRPDLSSDRIGKIIRNNFNATNFGLPGNDDSGAMSSWLAFHMMGLYPNAGQPYYLINTPMLEETKIEVQEGVYFKISTKNLSAKNRYIKQAYLNGKPYDKAWIMHEDIVKGGELTFTMSAKPSAWGTTILPPKKI
- a CDS encoding TonB-dependent receptor, with the translated sequence MIALIIGLSSTSWAQSDVSGVVTDNQNVPIPGVNVIVKGTSTGSATDFDGNYKIKAKSGDVLVFSYLGYETLELTYNGNSKFDVKLTEDAAQLDEVVVIGYGSVKKSDLTGSVAQISSKQIDQANKVDAISALQGQTAGVVIQRTDNKPGGGSFNIRIRGASTINSNNANGFTPGQNPLFIVDGIFVDDISFLNPADISSMNILKDASATAVYGSRGSNGVVLIETKRGKSGKLQVDYSNYIGFKQAYHLPSVFNASGYLQLIKDAAVGGVFASPTGNLSYRASDVNLSDYLDAEELQNVADGVDTDWIDLMLNNGFQTNHTISLSGGNDVTTFSTGMAYTKDEGTARGEDYTRYNIRGSLKSDLTKWLNISVSNYITTAIQNQGSFEGFRSAYRLKPIGRPYNADGSLRFFPTSKETQITNPLFEAENEIREDKFLQYIGDIALQITPLEGLTVTTKFSPNIKYNRFGEYRALYSKSVSGNPANRRAQVNNSNYFSYSWDNIFNYKYEKGIHALDVTGVVSRFLERKEGYYNQVRNFSTDEFTFYNLDAGLDIREVSSDFSKQTLESYTGRINYTLMDKYLFTFTGRYDGASILSDKNKWAFFPSAAFAWKIMDEDFMQDQQTFSNAKLRLSYGQTGNNGQGGGLVPLASQSLLDNNAVNLGDNSVSTAYVSGLANPDLTWEKTTEINVGIDFGFLNNKINGSIDYYNRKNTDIIFFTPLSAVSGYDGTFSNVGESSNKGIEIGINTVNVDNENFRWTTNFNFASNKNTLDKLYQNDEIIFNVGGTNLIHKVGEPIGAVYDYEFAGIWQLDEAAEAATFGQRPGQVRVTDVDESGDITSADRKVIGQVTPKWTGGFTNTMNYKNFDFSFLLNISQGNMYRSNFHSNYAWGWQEQPNRTFNGYDVDYWTPENPTNEWYQPGNPGEYGSAAHYKDVSFVKVGYMTLGYKFPSSILDKLKAKSLRIYATVQNPFVITKFDGWDPENAGRDQWGAAFMSRTIMTGINLSF
- a CDS encoding RagB/SusD family nutrient uptake outer membrane protein produces the protein MKYINYKLILILLVTGASITSCESFLEEENNSSLSVDNIKTDPTIFGQLVASAYERSRETTTYYESNMYYSLEDIGTDIVTRGTAITGTNDLNDYVNLTPLNNVVRVYWKNQYSIIAAANLVTEQELEDIEGLSDTDKNRGIAEAKFFRAWAYFKLVENYGGVPLILERAITATRDYTRATEEQVYTQIVQDLQDALAGVLETPTVFGRVSKDAVRHLTSKVLLTRGYKSFAAANDFTDAATLAETVIANHNLVPSFASLVSITNQRNSEVVFSYLFGSNSVSRGWGNSRHMLYQFRFFDYPGLTRTLKGLDPMPTPFYYSLYEDNDTRAEATFSREILATVDYVGKNGANVSAGERAIYFPKVAWTPAEIAAVPYVVFNPGTYFTNDGTTPVHYPQFIKFADPSIPFTQPDQPSVGERDMVMMRAGEAYLIAAEAYFKSNNSIDAAARLTTLRSRAGLITPVLPAEVNLDFILDERARELAGEVNRWMDLKRTGKLIERVLLHNPHAELNDALQAKHLLRPIPQTEIDNTGGSITQNPNYNN